A part of Saccharomonospora amisosensis genomic DNA contains:
- a CDS encoding ribonuclease HII, translating into MSAGSTSVPRPPRAVIRGDTSWALQAALVRRGLGPVAGVDEAGRGACAGPLVVAACVLRPGDGARLPELTDSKLLTPLARERVYERVVRRALDYSIVVISAAEVDARGIHVMNIEGMRRAVARLSSAPGYVLLDGFRVPGLPAPSLPVVKGDRAVACVAAASVLAKVTRDRIMTALHDEHPVYGFDVHKGYTTEEHGAALTEYGPSEVHRWSYANVAKAAARHGACPPREVLLSAAALHASVPVRARDTRVSENGASADNGLRGGARIS; encoded by the coding sequence GTGAGCGCTGGTTCCACGAGCGTTCCGCGTCCACCGCGCGCCGTGATCCGCGGCGACACCTCGTGGGCACTGCAAGCCGCGCTGGTCCGTCGCGGACTCGGTCCGGTGGCGGGTGTGGATGAGGCCGGGCGCGGCGCCTGCGCTGGTCCACTGGTGGTGGCTGCCTGTGTGCTGCGGCCCGGTGACGGCGCTCGCCTACCGGAGTTGACTGATTCCAAGCTGCTCACCCCATTGGCCCGCGAGCGGGTCTACGAGCGGGTGGTGCGGCGCGCGCTCGACTATTCCATCGTGGTGATCTCTGCGGCCGAGGTGGACGCGCGCGGTATCCACGTGATGAACATCGAGGGGATGCGCCGCGCGGTGGCGAGATTGTCGTCGGCGCCGGGCTACGTGCTCCTCGACGGTTTCCGGGTTCCGGGGCTTCCCGCACCGAGCCTGCCGGTGGTAAAGGGGGACCGCGCGGTGGCCTGCGTGGCGGCGGCGTCGGTGCTTGCCAAAGTGACCAGGGACCGCATCATGACGGCACTGCACGACGAGCACCCGGTGTACGGCTTCGACGTGCACAAGGGCTACACGACCGAGGAACACGGCGCCGCGCTGACCGAGTACGGGCCCAGCGAGGTGCATCGCTGGTCGTACGCCAATGTCGCCAAGGCCGCGGCCAGGCATGGTGCGTGCCCCCCTCGTGAAGTCCTGCTCAGCGCGGCGGCGTTGCACGCGAGCGTGCCGGTACGTGCCAGGGACACCCGAGTGAGCGAGAATGGAGCTTCCGCCGACAACGGCTTGCGAGGAGGGGCTCGGATTTCATGA
- the lepB gene encoding signal peptidase I: MVEPVPSNAAEDEPQRPEDNDPQGSSDGSGSARSASGDEPGETSPSEAEARWQRKQKKQRSFWKELPILIVIALVLAFLIQQFLARVYMIPSGSMEQTLHGCVGCTPDRILVDKVTYDFSEPSPGDVVVFRGPDAWLENDAPAQSSGNAVARFLQSIGSAFGLAPPDERDFVKRIIATGGQTVECCDDRNRVTVDGQPLDEPYIYWQGEPVQRDFGPVTVPKGTVWVMGDNRNNSSDSRYQGGGGERGAVPVENIIGKARLIVLPPSRWGVVSDHNPQQQQAAALEASPWQQGLPLGAGALAAWPTLALGRRAGARLHGMVTRRR, from the coding sequence TTCGGACGGCTCCGGTTCGGCGCGATCCGCGTCCGGTGACGAGCCCGGGGAAACCAGTCCCTCCGAAGCGGAGGCGCGCTGGCAGCGAAAGCAGAAGAAGCAGCGCTCCTTCTGGAAGGAACTGCCGATTCTGATCGTCATCGCGCTCGTGCTGGCGTTTCTGATCCAACAGTTCCTGGCTCGCGTCTACATGATTCCGTCGGGTTCGATGGAGCAGACGCTGCACGGCTGTGTTGGCTGCACGCCGGACCGGATACTGGTCGACAAGGTCACCTACGACTTCAGTGAGCCGTCGCCCGGTGACGTGGTGGTGTTCCGTGGCCCCGACGCGTGGCTGGAGAACGACGCACCCGCGCAGTCCTCAGGCAACGCCGTCGCCCGGTTCCTGCAGAGCATCGGGTCCGCCTTCGGGCTAGCCCCACCGGATGAGCGTGACTTCGTCAAGCGGATTATCGCCACCGGCGGGCAGACCGTAGAGTGTTGCGACGACCGCAATCGGGTGACAGTGGACGGTCAGCCGTTGGACGAGCCCTACATCTACTGGCAGGGCGAGCCGGTTCAGCGAGACTTCGGGCCGGTGACCGTGCCGAAGGGCACCGTCTGGGTGATGGGCGACAACCGCAACAACTCCTCGGACTCCCGGTACCAGGGCGGCGGCGGCGAGCGTGGTGCCGTGCCGGTCGAGAACATCATCGGCAAGGCGAGGCTCATCGTGTTGCCGCCCTCCCGCTGGGGGGTCGTCAGCGACCACAATCCGCAGCAGCAGCAGGCCGCCGCGCTGGAGGCTTCCCCGTGGCAGCAGGGTCTGCCGCTGGGAGCGGGCGCGTTGGCGGCGTGGCCTACCCTGGCGCTTGGCAGGCGCGCAGGCGCGCGATTGCACGGGATGGTCACACGAAGGCGGTAA